The following is a genomic window from Oncorhynchus clarkii lewisi isolate Uvic-CL-2024 unplaced genomic scaffold, UVic_Ocla_1.0 unplaced_contig_2432_pilon_pilon, whole genome shotgun sequence.
GATCCACACATCCTGTCTGGTTGTCCATTGTGCTGTACGGCCAGACGGGGACAGAGTCTGGACTGGAGGTGTAGTCTGTCCTCgcctagctgctagctagctaattactGGCTAATAACCAATTACTGGTGCACTGCAACATTTCTGGACAGTTAGCAACATAGTTCAGAGACATTAAGTTCCCGCTGAGTTCTTCGGAGGATAGAAATGAAAGATGGTTCCATAATGAACGATGTACGATGAACTATTGAACAACTATCCAACATGCCAGAGAAGAACGCTCTGTACCAAAATACTCACCCTCCTTGCTGACCCCAAGACAACCCTTCAGCTCCAGAAGTGAGATGGCTTTGTCCTTGTTCAGGTCACAGTAGTCAGTGAACTTCCTGGCACATTTCTTGGGTTTGGCTTTCTTCTTGACGTATCTCTTGAAGGGCTTCAGCTCCTTCTTGTTGATGTCATGGCTGCTGTTGTTGTCCAGCTGGGTAAAGTACCAGTGGACCACCCTCTCCTCTAGAGTGTGGCTGGGGTCCGGCTCCATCAACCTGCACAGGACAACAGGGTTCAGACACAGGTAGAAGGAAAGGGAAGAGGGTTCGACTCAAACCTCCACAGGTACACCCAGTactcatacacaggtacacccagtactcatacacaggtacacccagtactcatacacaggtacacccagtactcatacacaggtacacccagTACTCATACACAGGTGCACCCAGTactcatacacaggtacacccagtactcatacacaggtacacccagtactcatacacaggtacacccagtactcatacacaggtacacacagtaCTCATACACAGGTGCACCCAGTactcatacacaggtacacccagtactcatacacaggtacacccagtactcatacacaggtacacccagtactcatacacaggtacacacagtactcatacacaggtacacccagtactcatacacaggtacacacagtactcatacacaggtacacccagtactcatacacaggtacacccagtactcatacacaggtacacccagtactcatacacaggtacacccagtactcatacacaggtacacccagtactcatacacaggtacacacagtactcatacacaggtacacccagtactcatacacaggtacacccagtactcatacacaggtacacacagtactcatacacaggtacacccagtactcatacacaggtacacccagtactcatacacaggtacacccagtactcatacacaggtacacccagtactcatacacaggtacacacagtactcatacacaggtacacccagtactcatacacaggtacacccagtactcatacacaggtacacacagtactcatacacaggtacacccagtactcatacacaggtacacccagtactcatacacaggtacacccagtactcatacacaggtacacccagtactcatacacaggtacacacagtactcatacacaggtacacccagtactcatacacaggtacacccagtactcatacacaggtacacacagtactcatacacaggtacacccagtactcatacacaggtacacccagtactcatacacaggtacacccagtactcatacacaggtacacacagtactcatacacaggtacacccagtactcatacacaggtacacccagtactcatacacaggtacacccagTACTCATACAAAGGTACAGACACTCAGAACCTGCTCAGGTACACACCCAGAACCTGCTCAGGTACACACTCAGAACCTGCTCAGGTACACACTCAGGGCTCCAGATCTAATTCACCATTCCAAACCTAATGATAGAGATTTCAACATCATAGTTGACTGTTTAAGCTTGAGGGGAAAACATATCGTTAAGACTTACCTCCCACCACCAGAGGGGGTTGGTGAGTTAATGGCCTGGACCATGTCTGTGGTGAGGGCGTCTAAAAGGCTGGTGATGAATTCCACTTTTTTACCCTTCGGACAGCCTGTCACagcaacacagagacagcacaGTCAGTAGTAAACAATCACTACCACAGTCTCACagcaacacagagacagcacaGTCAGTAGTAAACAATCACTACCACAGTCTCACagcaacacagagacagcacaGTCAGTAGTAAACAATCACTACCACAGTCTCACtgcaacacagagacagcacaGTCAGTAGTAAACAATCACTACCACAGTCTCACagcaacacagagacagcacaGTCAGTAGTAAACAATCACTACCACAGTCTCACtgcaacacagagacagcacaGTCAGTAGTAAACAATCACTACCACAGTCTCACagcaacacagagacagcacaGTCAGTAGTAAACAATCACTACCACAGTCTCACagcaacacagagacagcacaGTCAGTAGTAAACAATCACTACCACAGTCTCACagcaacacagagacagcacaGTCAGTAGTAAACAATCACTACCACAGTCTCACagcaacacagagacagcacaGTCAGTAGTAAACAATCACTACCACAGTCTCACagcaacacagagacagcacaGTCAGTAGTAAACAATCACTACCACAGTCTCACagcaacacagagacagcacaGTCAGTAGTAAACAATCACTACCACAGTCTCACagcaacacagagacagcacaGTCAGTAGTAAACAATCACCACCACAGTCTCACTGCACCACAGAGAAAGCTTAGTCACTCTTCAACAGTCACTACCACAGTCTCACTGCAACACAGAGAAAGCATAGTCACTCTTCAACAGTCATTACCACAGTCACACTGCACCACAGAGAAAGCTTAGTCACTCTTCAACAGTCACTACCACAGTCTCACTGCAACACAGAGAACGCATAGTCACTGTTAGAAGACAACTAAGCTGTACTGAAATATAATGGCTTTGGCAGAAAGGTCTCAGGCTCCATTAAAAGGTCCAAGCTTGATGACCAGTGTTAATTATCTCGGGTAAACAGTATAACTATAGCAGATGGCTGAGCACAGTCTTAAGTATCTCTGGAaaacagtagacctacagcagatggctgagaccagtgttaagtatctctggtaaacagtagacctacagcagatggctgagcACAGTCttaagtatctctggtaaacagtagacctacagcagatggctgagacTAGTGtaagtatctctggtaaacagtatAACTACAGCAGATGGATGAGCACAGTGttaagtatctctggtaaacagtagaactacagcagatggctgagacAAGTGTTAAttatctctggtaaacagtagacctacagcagatggctgaacacagtgttaagtatctctggtaaacagtagaacgacagcagatggctgagcacagtgttaagtatctctggtaaacagtagaactacagcagatggctgagacCAGTCTTAcgtatctctggtaaacagtagaactacagcagatggctgagaccagtgttaattatctctggtaaacagtagaactacagcagatggctgagacCAGTGTTAAGTAgctctggtaaacagtagaactacagcagatggctgagcacagtgttaagtatctctggtaaacagtagaactacagcagatggctgagaccagtgttaagtatctctggtaaacagtagaactacagcagatggctgagaccagtgttaattatctctggtaaacagtagaactacagcagatggctgagcacagtgttaagtatctctggtaaacagtagaactacagcagatggctgagcACAGTGTTAggtatctctggtaaacagtataactacagcagatggctgagcACAGTGTTAggtatctctggtaaacagtagaactaAAGCAGATGGCTGAGACGAGTGTTAAttatctctggtaaacagtagacctacagcagaTAGCTGAACACAGTGttaagtatctctggtaaacagtagaactacagcagatggctgagaccagtgttaagtatctctggtaaacagtagacctacagcagatggctgagaccagtgtaagtatctctggtaaacagtagacctacagcagaTGACTGAGACCAGTGttaagtatctctggtaaacagtagaactacagcagatggctgagaccagtgtaagtatctctggtaaacagtagacctacagcagatggctgagacgagtgtaagtatctctggtaaacagtagacctacagcagaTGACTGAGACCAGTGttaagtatctctggtaaacagtagaactacagcaaATGGCTGAGACCAGTGtaagtatctctggtaaacagaAGACCTACAGCAGATGACTGAGACCAGTGttaagtatctctggtaaacagtagaactacagcagatggctgagaccagtgtaagtatctctggtaaacagtagaactacagcagatggctgagaccagtgtaagtatctctggtaaacagtagaactacagcagatggctgagaccagtgttaagtatctctggtaaacagtataactacagcagatggctgagcacagtgttaagtatctctggtaaacagtagaactacagcagatggctgagacAAGTGTTAAttatctctggtaaacagtagacctacagcagatggctgaacacagtgttaagtatctctggtaaacagtagaactacagcagatggctgagcacagtgttaagtatctctggtaaacagcagaactacagcagatggctgagcacagtgttaagtatctctggtaaacagtagaactacaTCAGATGGCTGAGACCAGTCttaagtatctctggtaaacagtagaactacagcagatggctgagaccagtgttaattatctctggtaaacagtagaactacagcagatggctgagacCAGTGTTAAGTAgctctggtaaacagtagaactacagcagatggctgagcacagtgttaagtatctctggtaaacagtagaactacagcagatggctgagaccagtgttaagtatctctggtaaacagtagaactacagcagatggctgCGACCAGTGTTAAttatctctggtaaacagtagaactacagcagatggctgagcacagtgttaagtatctctggtaaacagtagaactacagcagatggctgagcACAGTGTTAggtatctctggtaaacagtataactacagcagatggctgagcACAGTGTTAGGTATCTCTGGTaaacagcagaactacagcagatggctgagcacagtgttaagtatctctggtaaacagtagaactacagcagatggctgagaccagtcttaagtatctctggtaaacagtagaactacagcagatggctgagacCAGTGTTAAGTAgctctggtaaacagtagaactacagcagatggctgagaccagtgttaagtatctctggtaaacagtagacctacagcagatggctgagaccagtgtaagtatctctggtaaacagtagacctacagcagaTGACTGAGACCAGTGttaagtatctctggtaaacagtagaactacagcagatggctgagaccagtgtaagtatctctggtaaacagtagacctacagcagatggctgagacGAGTGTAAGTACCTCTGGtaaacagtagacctacagcagaTGACTGAGACCAGTGttaagtatctctggtaaacagtagaactacagcaaATGGCTGAGACCAGTGtaagtatctctggtaaacagaAGACCTACAGCAGATGACTGAGACCAGTGttaagtatctctggtaaacagtagaactacagcagatggctgagaccagtgtaagtatctctggtaaacagtagaactacagcagatggctgagaccagtgtaagtatctctggtaaacagtagaactacagcagatggctgagaccagtgttaagtatctctggtaaacagtataactacagcagatggctgagcacagtgttaagtatctctggtaaacagtagaactacagcagatggctgagacAAGTGTTAAttatctctggtaaacagtagacctacagcagatggctgaacacagtgttaagtatctctggtaaacagtagaactacagcagatggctgagcacagtgttaagtatctctggtaaacagcagaactacagcagatggctgagcacagtgttaagtatctctggtaaacagtagaactacaTCAGATGGCTGAGACCAGTCttaagtatctctggtaaacagtagaactacagcagatggctgagaccagtgttaattatctctggtaaacagtagaactacagcagatggctgagacCAGTGTTAAGTAgctctggtaaacagtagaactacagcagatggctgagcacagtgttaagtatctctggtaaacagtagaactacagcagatggctgagaccagtgttaagtatctctggtaaacagtagaactacagcagatggctgCGACCAGTGTTAAttatctctggtaaacagtagaactacagcagatggctgagcacagtgttaagtatctctggtaaacagtagaactacagcagatggctgagcACAGTGTTAggtatctctggtaaacagtataactacagcagatggctgagcACAGTGTTAGGTATCTCTGGTaaacagcagaactacagcagatggctgagcacagtgttaagtatctctggtaaacagtagaactacagcagatggctgagaccagtcttaagtatctctggtaaacagtagaactacagcagatggctgagacCAGTGTTAAGTAgctctggtaaacagtagaactacagcagatggctgagacCAGTGTTAAGTAgctctggtaaacagtagaactacagcagatggctgagacCAGTGTTAAGTAgctctggtaaacagtagaactacagcagatggctgagcACAGTTTTAGGTATAtctggtaaacagtagaactacagcagatggctgagcacagtgttaagtatctctggtaaacagtagaactacagcagatAGCTGAGCACAGTGttaagtatctctggtaaacagtagacctacagcagaGGGCTGAGGCCAGTGTTaagtatctcaggtaaacagtagaactacagcagatggctgagacCAGTGTTAAGTATCTTGggtaaacagtagaactacagcagatggctgagaccagtgttaagtatctctggtaaacagtagaactacagcagatggctgagcacagtgttaagtatctctggtaaacagtagaactacagcagatggctgagacCAGTGTTTAGTATCTCTGGTAAACGgtagaactacagcagatggctgagaccagtgttaagtatctctggtaaacagtagaactacagcagatggctgagaccagtgtaaggtatctctggtaaacagcagaactacagcagatggctgagacgagtgttaagtatctctggtaaacagtagaactacagcagatggctgagcacagtgttaagtatctctggtaaacagtagaactacaACAGATGGCTGAGACGAGTGttaagtatctctggtaaacagtagaactacagcagatggctgagcacagtgttaagtatctctggtaaacagtagaactacagcagatgTCTGAGACCAGTGTTTAGTATCGctggtaaacagtagaactacagcagatggctgagaccagtgttaagtatctctggtaaacagtagaactacagcagatggctgagaccagtgtaaggtatctctggtaaacagcagaactacagcagatggctgagacgagtgttaagtatctctggtaaacagtagaactacagcagatggctgagcacagtgttaagtatctctggtaaacagtagaacaACAACAGATGGCTGAGACCAGTGttaagtatctctggtaaacagtagaactacagcTATACCTGGTGATGAATGGAGATGGAAAAAGGAGAAAACACTATTTTTACACCCTATAATAAAGACTCTAGAGGTGATTTAGAGTTGTGTtataaatgacaccctataataCAAAACACTACAGGTGATTTAGAGTTGtgttctaaatgacaccctataataaagactctacaggtgatttagagttgtgttctaaatgacaccctataataGAAAACACTACAGGTGATTTAGAGTTGtgttctaaatgacaccctataataAAGACACTACAGGTGATTTAGAGATGtgttctaaatggcaccctataataaagacactacaggtgatgtagagttgtgttctaaatgacaccctataataaagacactacaggtgatttagagttgtgttctaaatgacaccctataataaagactctacaggtgatttagagttgtgttctaaatgacaccctataataaagacactacaggtgatttagagttgtgttctaaatgacaccctataataaagactctacaggtgatttagagttgtgttctaaatgacaccctataataaagactctacaggtgatttagagttgtgttctaaatgacaccctataataaagactctacaggtgatttagagttgtgttctaaatgacaccctataataaagactctacaggtgatttagagttgtgttctaaatgacaccctataataaagactctacaggtgatttagagttgtgttctaaatgacaccctataataaagactctacaggtgatttagagttgtgttctaaatgacaccctataataAAGACACTACAGGTGATTTAGAGGTGtgttctaaatggcaccctataataAAGACTATAATAAAGACTATAATAAAGACACTACAGGTGATGTAGAGTTGtgttctaaatggcaccctataataAAGACTATAATAAAGACTCTACAGGTGATTTAGAGTTGTGTTCTAAATGAAACCCTATAATAAAGACTCTACATGTGATTTAGAGTTGTGTTCTAAATTACACCCTATAATAAAGACACTACAGGTGATTTAGAGTTGTGTTCTAAATTACAccctataataaagacagtacaggtgatttagagttgtgttctaaatgacaccctataataaagacactacaggtgatttagagttgtgttctaaatgacaccctataataaagacactacaggtgatttagagttgtgttctaaatgacaccctaAAATAAAGACACTACAGGTGATTTAGAGTTGtgttctaaatgacaccctataataaagactctacaggtgatttagagttgtgttctaaatgacaccctataataCAAAACACTACACGTGATTTAGAGTTGtgttctaaatgacaccctataataAAGACACTACAGGTGATTTAGAGGTGtgttctaaatggcaccctataataAAGACTATAATAAAGACTATAATAAAGACACTACAGGTGATGTAGAGTTGtgttctaaatggcaccctataataaagacactacaggtgatttagagttgtgttctaaattacaccctataataaagactctacaggtgatttagagttgtgttctaaatgacaccctataataaagactctacaggtgatgtagagttgtgttctaaatgacaccctataataAAGACACTACATGTGATTTAGAGGTGtgttctaaatgacaccctataataaagacactacaggtgatttagagttgtgttctaaatgacaccctataataAAGAAACTACATGTGATTTAGAGTTGtgttctaaatgacaccctataataAAGACTCTAGAGGTGATTTAGAGTTGTGTTgtaaatgacaccctataataaagacactacaggtgatgtagagttgtgttctaaatgacaccctataataAAGACACTACAGGTGATTTAGAGATGTGTCCTAAATTACACCCTATAATAAAGACACTATAGGTGATGTAGAGTTGtgttctaaatgacaccctacAATAAAGACTATAATAAATACTCTACAGGTGATTTAGAGTTGtgttctaaatgacaccctataataaagactataataaagactctacaggtgatttagagttgtgttttaaatgacaccctataataaagacactacaggtgatttagagttgtgttctaaatgacaccctataataAAAACACTACAGGTGATTTAGAGTTGtgttctaaatgacaccctataataAAGACACTACAGGTGATTTAGATGTGtgttctaaatgacaccctataataaagacactacatgtgatttagagttgtgttctaaatgacaccctataataAAGACTCTAGAGGTGATTTAGAGTTGtgttctaaatgacaccctataataaagacactacaggtgatgtagagttgtgttctaaatgacaccctataataaagacactacaggtgatgtagagttgtgttctaaatgacaccctataataaagacactacaggtgatttagagttgtgttctaaatgacaccctataataAAAACACTACAGGTGATGTAGAGTTGtgttctaaatgacaccctataataaagactataataaagactctacaggtgatttagagttgtgttctaaatgacaccctataataaagactataataaagactctacaggtgatttagagttgtgttctaaatggcaccctattatccATTACTTTTGTTTTGACTGGAGCCCacagcagtgcactacataagaAATAGGGTACGGTTTGAGACGAAGCCATAGATGAGAGGCAGGCAGCAGTGTGTAGTTGGGCAGCGCAGACCTGTTAACTTTTACGATAGCGTGCTGAACACCTCGGGTGGCTCTCTTTAATTGCCCAGATGCATGGTTTTAATAGCACACTGGACTAGGCCAATGTTTTATCCCCCTAATTCTGTCTCTTAAAGAGAAACTTCAAACACCAGCTAAGATATATaatcatccctctccctctcccacctccccaaccctctctctctctctctctctctctgagagtgtTGTGTCGTTGTGTTGTTCGGTGGGAGGTGGCCTCCTCTAACCTTAACCCGCCAGGTGAATCTAATTACCATGTCCTAGATGTGACAAGTCGGGCTCTGGGAAGCACCGCCTCACTGCTTCTGAACCCGACTGTTAAATTGGGGCGATATGAAGTGCGACCCCGTATGTAGAACAGCACCCTGTGTGTCTACGTACAAAATAGAACCCGATTCCCTttgcagtttcctattgttgaccagggcccataggataaagggggcagtttcctattgttgaccagggcccatagggtgaagggtgcagtttactattgttgaccagggcccataggataaagggggcagtttcctattgttgaccagggcccatagggtgaagggagcagtttcctattgttgaccagggcccagagggtgaagggtgcagtttcctattgttgaccagggcccatagggtgaagggtgcagtttcctattgttgaccagggcccatagggtgaagggtgcagtttcatattgttgaccagggcccatagggtgaagggtgcagtttcctattgttgaccagggcccatagggtaaagggtgcagtttcctattgttgaccagggcccatagggtaaagggggcagtttcctattgttgaccagggcccataggataaagggtgcagtttcctattgttgaccagggcccaaaggggtgaagggtgcagtttcctattgttgaccagggcccatagggtgaagggtgcagtttcatattgttgaccagggcccatagggtgaagggtgcagtttcctattgttgaccagggcccatagggtaaagggggCAGTTTACTtatgttgaccagggcccatatggtgaagggtgcagtttcctattgttgaccagggcccatagggtgaagggtgcagtttcctattgttgaccagggctcatagggtaaagggtgcagtttcctattgttgaccagggcccatagggtgaagggtgccgtttactattgttgaccagggcccatagggtaaagggtgcagtttcctattgttgaccagggcccatagggtgaagggggcagtttcctattgttgaccagggcccataggataaagggtgcagtttcctattgttgaccaggacccatagggtgaagggtgcaGTTTCCCATTGTTGACCAGGACCAAAAGGGTGAAgggtgcagtttcctattgttgaccagggcccatagggtgaagggtgcagtttcctattgttgaccagggcccatagggtgaagggtgcagtttcctattgttgaccagggcccagagggtgaagggtgcagtttcatattgttgaccagggcccatagggtgaagggtgccgtttcctattgttgaccagggcccatagggtgaagggtgcaatttcctattgttgaccagggccaataaggTGAAGGGttgcagtttcctattgttgaccagggcccatagggtgaagggtgcagtttccta
Proteins encoded in this region:
- the LOC139398830 gene encoding SPARC-related modular calcium-binding protein 1-like, translated to MVLEKVPSCDQERQSALDEARQNPREAIYIPDCGPGGLHKPVQCHQSTGYCWCVLVDTGRPIPGTSTRYQTPECDSTARSMVSDVEDPFQGRDLTGCPKGKKVEFITSLLDALTTDMVQAINSPTPSGGGRLMEPDPSHTLEERVVHWYFTQLDNNSSHDINKKELKPFKRYVKKKAKPKKCARKFTDYCDLNKDKAISLLELKGCLGVSKEGSSVSSINQGTRQGINLFSKTH